A region from the Sandaracinus amylolyticus genome encodes:
- a CDS encoding cupredoxin domain-containing protein produces the protein MLAILGIPAVGLAVDVRGTLTVPSDLASQTTPVETDAQRARARYWEEWNGVLDPRPTRLDVAREIAVVLTGPGAPSEGEQPPYRVHNGTLTPATLVVRAGTAIQIRNDDGVAYELFAEGLSDFGAIQTAPGNARPVTVPQPGNWPVRDRVHPHIRGHLHAIPDLVARGFVEPNGAYTFRGVAAGTYQLHVFQGARELHTQEIVVPESGQLTVPAIPLSSSPPPPSAPQPSSAPQGAAAP, from the coding sequence ATGCTCGCGATCCTCGGCATTCCTGCCGTCGGCCTCGCGGTCGACGTGCGCGGCACGCTCACGGTGCCCTCCGACCTCGCGTCGCAGACCACGCCCGTCGAGACCGACGCCCAGCGTGCGCGCGCGAGGTACTGGGAGGAGTGGAACGGCGTGCTCGACCCGCGCCCGACGCGCCTCGACGTGGCGCGCGAGATCGCGGTCGTGCTGACCGGGCCAGGCGCGCCCTCCGAGGGAGAGCAGCCGCCGTATCGCGTGCACAACGGCACGCTCACGCCGGCGACGCTCGTCGTGCGCGCCGGCACCGCGATCCAGATCCGGAACGACGACGGAGTCGCGTACGAGCTCTTCGCGGAAGGGCTCTCGGACTTCGGCGCGATCCAGACGGCGCCCGGCAACGCACGCCCGGTGACGGTCCCGCAGCCCGGCAACTGGCCGGTGCGCGATCGCGTGCACCCGCACATCCGCGGGCACCTGCACGCGATCCCGGATCTCGTCGCGCGCGGCTTCGTCGAGCCGAACGGTGCGTACACGTTCCGCGGCGTCGCTGCGGGCACGTACCAGCTGCACGTCTTCCAGGGCGCGCGCGAGCTCCACACGCAGGAGATCGTCGTGCCCGAGAGCGGTCAGCTCACGGTGCCCGCGATCCCGCTGTCGTCTTCTCCGCCGCCGCCGTCTGCGCCGCAGCCGTCTTCCGCGCCGCAGGGCGCGGCCGCGCCCTGA
- the def gene encoding peptide deformylase: MAIRTILHYPDKRLRIPGERVTDFGPELQTLVDDMAETMYAAPGVGLAATQIGVALRVFIIDVATGDDEPSDLRVFVNPEILERNGEVVWEEGCLSFPGVHEEIDRAERVKVRAQDRNGQVFELEADGLLAVAVQHENDHLEGKLMVDHLGMLKKRMVHRQMMKRAADAAE, encoded by the coding sequence ATGGCGATCCGCACGATTCTCCACTACCCCGACAAGCGCCTCCGCATCCCGGGCGAGCGTGTGACCGACTTCGGGCCCGAGCTGCAGACGCTCGTGGACGACATGGCCGAGACGATGTACGCGGCCCCCGGCGTGGGCCTCGCGGCGACGCAGATCGGTGTGGCGCTGCGGGTGTTCATCATCGACGTCGCGACCGGCGACGACGAGCCGAGCGATCTCCGGGTGTTCGTGAACCCCGAGATCCTCGAGCGAAACGGGGAGGTCGTCTGGGAGGAGGGCTGCCTCTCGTTCCCCGGCGTGCACGAGGAGATCGACCGCGCCGAGCGCGTGAAGGTGCGCGCGCAGGACCGCAACGGGCAGGTCTTCGAGCTCGAGGCGGACGGGCTGCTCGCGGTGGCGGTCCAGCACGAGAACGACCACCTCGAGGGCAAGCTGATGGTCGACCATCTCGGCATGCTCAAGAAGCGGATGGTCCACCGGCAGATGATGAAGCGCGCCGCCGACGCGGCCGAGTGA
- a CDS encoding diguanylate cyclase domain-containing protein has protein sequence MALESAIAARTAFTDETVSRMRDRDVDGARALVATGEGRRRMDRVRGLVHELVASQEATVASLRRRAERTRDQLFLAYGMLVLVALAIGGYGVVLVRRELRALEDASRALAHAERKAREGQQWFRMIAEGASDLVRVHDRDGHIEYASPSAARLLGYAPDELVSRDAMTFVHEDDRAALVTALRDALARDDAPPLLHRMLRKDGSVRWFETRIQPARDESGAIERLHTVSRDVTERVELEASRSRETSQLVELMHRDELTGLYNRRGFHEHAGALLARGRAEDRPVLFVFCDVNGLKVINDELGHEAGDDVIRDAGALLRACARDTDVVARLGGDELVVAAMVRDEDAAGAFDRRLRELVRAHNAREERPFRVSLSVGSALWRARDGKDLEAMVQEADAAMYAQKRARRSAVTTSGEAIVRTRPKA, from the coding sequence ATCGCGCTCGAGTCCGCGATCGCCGCGCGCACGGCGTTCACCGACGAGACCGTGTCGCGCATGCGTGATCGCGACGTCGACGGCGCGCGCGCGTTGGTGGCGACGGGGGAAGGACGACGGCGCATGGACCGCGTGCGCGGCCTCGTGCACGAGCTCGTCGCGTCGCAGGAAGCGACCGTCGCGTCGCTCCGTCGGCGCGCCGAGCGGACGCGCGATCAGCTCTTCCTCGCGTACGGGATGCTCGTCCTCGTCGCGCTCGCGATCGGCGGGTACGGCGTCGTGCTCGTGCGGCGCGAGCTCCGCGCGCTCGAGGACGCGTCGCGCGCGCTCGCCCACGCCGAGCGAAAGGCGCGCGAGGGCCAGCAGTGGTTCCGGATGATCGCGGAGGGCGCGAGCGATCTCGTCCGCGTCCACGATCGCGACGGCCACATCGAGTACGCGAGCCCGTCCGCGGCGCGGCTGCTCGGCTACGCGCCCGACGAGCTGGTCTCGCGCGATGCGATGACGTTCGTGCACGAGGACGATCGCGCCGCGCTCGTCACCGCGCTGCGCGACGCGCTCGCGCGCGACGATGCACCGCCGCTCCTGCACCGCATGCTGCGCAAGGACGGATCGGTGCGCTGGTTCGAGACGCGTATCCAGCCCGCGCGGGACGAGTCGGGCGCGATCGAGCGGCTCCACACCGTGAGCCGCGACGTGACCGAGCGCGTCGAGCTCGAGGCGAGCCGCTCGCGCGAGACGTCGCAGCTCGTCGAGCTCATGCACCGCGACGAGCTCACCGGGCTCTACAACCGCCGCGGCTTCCACGAGCACGCGGGCGCGCTGCTCGCGCGCGGCCGCGCCGAGGATCGCCCGGTGCTCTTCGTCTTCTGCGACGTGAACGGGCTCAAGGTGATCAACGACGAGCTCGGGCACGAGGCCGGCGACGACGTGATCCGCGATGCCGGCGCGCTGCTGCGTGCGTGCGCGCGAGACACCGACGTCGTCGCGCGCCTCGGCGGCGACGAGCTCGTCGTCGCGGCGATGGTGCGCGACGAGGACGCCGCGGGCGCGTTCGATCGCCGGCTGCGCGAGCTCGTGCGCGCGCACAACGCGCGCGAGGAGCGCCCGTTCCGTGTTTCGCTCAGCGTCGGCTCGGCGCTGTGGCGAGCACGGGACGGCAAGGATCTCGAAGCGATGGTGCAGGAGGCCGACGCAGCGATGTACGCGCAGAAGCGCGCGCGACGCAGCGCGGTGACGACCTCCGGAGAAGCGATCGTCCGGACGCGACCGAAGGCGTGA
- a CDS encoding MXAN_5187 family protein gives MILSRVWYLLLAIAAVMGLAFAMVSVRLLDERSEEAVRDALRRDRFELEAILKLDARSRIDAMAPLAAHGDVRSALREATGRREGQDIDAAVVQRLTTRLTELNRQLEGMAGDLVIATDANGIIVGQLGGPTVPRGAGVGGFPLVRRALDGYVRDDVWIFNGEVYRMAARPVIDGGQYVGAIIHGKRIDAQFAQLLAGPNRIAGASVGFFRGPEVFASAMAGQELLPPGTSAPRQDDIAAPLETVIAQLAEGDRSEPTELPTGGLAVYSFVVGSAGQAQVGYAIARPVPTTGSPLAIFSLPSSQDWTEFLGSGLGMGVIALGLLAFLIGLLFVWLEHDRPLGKFRDATARLAKREVDKLIPVEFAGQLRTAAAHVNETIEKIEATAATAPKRRAADLDEILGPVPEQSSPAFFGFAGGGGGGEAAEIPPAPPAAPEPAKPIAPPSPKEEAKPAAPPPPKPPVPAAGPKPPPPKPPGSAQAVTPAPAPSLGSTLLGMPAEPVAAGSGPVQAPRKVEAPLPALGPEEPDDEDGATMVARVPQELLAKAAGGGDSDAEQEAHFKEVFEQFVATKKECGEPTAGLTYDKFVVTLRKNRDQILKRHDAAKVRFTVYVKDGKAALKATPIRD, from the coding sequence ATGATCCTTTCCCGTGTCTGGTACCTGCTCCTCGCGATCGCGGCGGTCATGGGCCTCGCGTTCGCGATGGTCTCGGTGCGGCTCCTCGACGAGCGCAGCGAAGAGGCGGTGCGCGACGCGCTCCGCCGCGATCGCTTCGAGCTCGAGGCGATCCTCAAGCTCGACGCGCGCTCGCGCATCGACGCGATGGCCCCGCTCGCGGCGCACGGCGACGTGCGGAGCGCGCTGCGCGAGGCGACGGGTCGCCGCGAGGGACAGGACATCGACGCGGCAGTCGTGCAGCGGCTGACCACGCGCCTCACCGAGCTCAACCGGCAGCTCGAGGGCATGGCGGGCGATCTCGTGATCGCGACCGACGCGAACGGGATCATCGTCGGGCAGCTCGGCGGGCCGACGGTGCCGCGCGGCGCGGGCGTCGGCGGCTTCCCGCTCGTGCGGCGCGCGCTCGACGGCTACGTGCGCGACGACGTCTGGATCTTCAACGGCGAGGTCTACCGGATGGCGGCTCGCCCGGTGATCGACGGCGGCCAGTACGTCGGCGCGATCATCCACGGCAAGCGCATCGACGCGCAGTTCGCGCAGCTGCTCGCGGGGCCGAACCGGATCGCGGGCGCGAGCGTCGGGTTCTTCCGCGGGCCCGAGGTGTTCGCGAGCGCGATGGCGGGGCAGGAGCTGCTGCCGCCGGGCACGAGCGCGCCGCGCCAGGACGACATCGCCGCGCCGCTCGAGACGGTGATCGCGCAGCTCGCGGAGGGTGATCGCAGCGAGCCGACGGAGCTGCCGACCGGCGGGCTCGCGGTCTACTCGTTCGTCGTCGGCAGCGCCGGCCAGGCGCAGGTCGGCTACGCGATCGCGCGGCCCGTGCCGACGACCGGCTCGCCGCTCGCGATCTTCTCGCTGCCGTCGTCGCAGGACTGGACCGAGTTCCTCGGGAGCGGGCTCGGCATGGGCGTGATCGCGCTCGGCCTGCTCGCGTTCCTGATCGGGCTGCTCTTCGTGTGGCTGGAGCACGATCGCCCGCTCGGGAAGTTCCGCGACGCGACGGCGCGCCTCGCGAAGCGCGAGGTCGACAAGCTGATCCCGGTGGAGTTCGCGGGCCAGCTGCGCACGGCGGCGGCGCACGTGAACGAGACGATCGAGAAGATCGAGGCGACCGCGGCGACCGCGCCGAAGCGTCGCGCAGCGGACCTCGACGAGATCCTCGGGCCGGTGCCGGAGCAGTCGTCGCCCGCGTTCTTCGGGTTCGCGGGTGGCGGTGGTGGAGGCGAGGCGGCGGAGATCCCGCCCGCGCCGCCCGCCGCGCCGGAGCCGGCGAAGCCGATCGCGCCTCCGTCGCCCAAGGAAGAAGCCAAGCCGGCGGCGCCTCCGCCGCCCAAGCCGCCGGTGCCCGCGGCCGGCCCGAAGCCTCCGCCGCCCAAGCCGCCGGGCTCGGCGCAGGCGGTCACGCCGGCACCGGCTCCGTCGCTGGGCAGCACGCTGCTCGGCATGCCTGCGGAGCCGGTGGCCGCGGGCAGCGGCCCGGTGCAGGCGCCGCGCAAGGTCGAGGCGCCGCTGCCTGCGCTCGGCCCCGAGGAGCCGGACGACGAGGACGGCGCGACGATGGTCGCGCGCGTGCCCCAGGAGCTGCTCGCGAAGGCGGCCGGCGGCGGCGACAGCGACGCCGAGCAGGAGGCGCACTTCAAGGAAGTGTTCGAGCAGTTCGTCGCGACGAAGAAGGAGTGCGGCGAGCCCACCGCCGGGCTCACCTACGACAAGTTCGTCGTCACGCTGCGCAAGAACCGCGACCAGATCCTCAAGCGCCACGACGCCGCGAAGGTGCGCTTCACCGTCTACGTGAAGGACGGCAAGGCCGCGCTGAAGGCCACGCCCATCCGCGACTGA
- the fmt gene encoding methionyl-tRNA formyltransferase: protein MTRPRALFFGTPQFAVPCLDALCDVADVVRVISQPDRPAGRGLAEQAPPVKQRAIERGIPVMQPTKVKPPELAAELKALDVEVALVVAYGRILPKGLLEAPRRGCVNVHASLLPRWRGAAPIQWAVAEGDAESGVCLMEMDEGLDTGPVFARAATPIGADETAGELGPRLSAMGAELVRAALPRWLAGELRAEAQDPSGVTLARLLTKEDGFVDLGWSAQQVHDRARGMHPWPGASAMLVEPGRAPVRVKLHRTRVLEREGVHGAPGAIVAAGGNGIEIACGTGRLALLELQLEGRKKLGAAEFLAGRRLAEGTRLIREGSEP from the coding sequence ATGACGCGGCCGCGCGCGCTCTTCTTCGGGACGCCGCAGTTCGCCGTGCCCTGCCTCGATGCGCTGTGCGACGTCGCCGACGTCGTGCGCGTGATCTCGCAGCCGGATCGCCCGGCGGGACGCGGGCTCGCGGAGCAGGCCCCACCGGTGAAGCAGCGCGCAATCGAGCGCGGCATCCCGGTGATGCAGCCGACGAAGGTGAAGCCGCCGGAGCTGGCGGCGGAGCTGAAGGCGCTCGACGTCGAAGTGGCGCTGGTGGTCGCATATGGGCGCATCCTGCCGAAGGGCCTGCTCGAGGCGCCGCGGCGTGGGTGCGTGAACGTGCACGCGTCTCTGCTGCCGAGATGGCGAGGGGCGGCGCCGATCCAGTGGGCCGTCGCGGAGGGCGACGCCGAAAGCGGCGTGTGCCTGATGGAGATGGACGAGGGGCTCGACACCGGTCCGGTGTTCGCGCGCGCGGCCACGCCGATCGGGGCGGACGAGACGGCGGGTGAGCTGGGCCCGCGGCTGAGCGCGATGGGCGCGGAGCTGGTGCGCGCGGCGCTGCCGCGGTGGCTGGCGGGCGAGCTGCGCGCGGAGGCGCAGGACCCGTCGGGTGTGACGCTCGCGCGGCTTCTCACGAAGGAAGACGGCTTCGTCGACCTCGGGTGGAGCGCGCAGCAGGTGCACGATCGCGCGCGCGGGATGCACCCGTGGCCGGGCGCGAGCGCGATGTTGGTCGAGCCGGGGCGCGCGCCGGTGCGGGTGAAGCTGCACCGCACGCGCGTGCTCGAGCGCGAGGGCGTGCACGGCGCGCCGGGCGCGATCGTGGCGGCGGGCGGGAACGGGATCGAGATCGCGTGCGGCACCGGGCGGCTCGCGCTGCTCGAGCTGCAGCTCGAGGGCCGCAAGAAGCTGGGCGCGGCGGAGTTCCTCGCGGGGCGGCGTCTCGCGGAGGGCACGCGGCTGATCCGCGAGGGGAGCGAGCCGTGA
- a CDS encoding response regulator encodes MTSSPMTIVVIEDHADSLEMICEVLELRGLVAHGFSSGAAAWAAIAQSAPDVVMTDLRMGTMSGIELAKLVRNEPSLDGVALVALSGDVPELQRHQSDGLFDMLLAKPVDLVELPQRLEALRGRRAARVVDR; translated from the coding sequence ATGACGTCCTCTCCCATGACGATCGTCGTGATCGAAGATCACGCGGACTCGCTCGAGATGATCTGCGAGGTCCTCGAGCTCCGCGGCCTCGTCGCGCACGGGTTCTCGTCCGGGGCCGCTGCGTGGGCCGCGATCGCGCAGTCGGCGCCCGACGTCGTGATGACCGATCTGCGCATGGGGACGATGAGCGGGATCGAGCTCGCGAAGCTCGTGCGCAACGAGCCCTCGCTCGACGGAGTCGCGCTCGTCGCGCTCTCCGGTGACGTGCCGGAGCTGCAGCGACACCAGTCGGACGGGCTCTTCGACATGCTGCTCGCGAAGCCGGTCGATCTCGTCGAGCTCCCGCAGCGGCTCGAGGCGCTGCGCGGTCGTCGCGCCGCGCGCGTGGTGGATCGATGA
- a CDS encoding cob(I)yrinic acid a,c-diamide adenosyltransferase translates to MKIYTKTGDAGQTGLFGGDRVSKACPRVEAYGDVDELNSVLGIVRAEGAIGGRFDELIASIQSRLFDLGAELANERGKDLGIPLVDEDDVVAMEHAIDHAEGELAPLRTFVLPGGSKLAAHLHLGRTVCRRAERRVVALMESGATVRPEVIRYLNRLSDLLFVLARLANHRASIADVPWIGRGTQKRSG, encoded by the coding sequence GTGAAGATCTATACGAAGACCGGCGACGCCGGGCAGACCGGGCTCTTCGGGGGCGATCGGGTGTCGAAGGCGTGCCCGCGCGTCGAGGCGTACGGCGACGTCGACGAGCTGAACAGCGTGCTCGGGATCGTGCGCGCGGAGGGCGCGATCGGCGGGCGCTTCGACGAGCTGATCGCGTCGATCCAGAGCCGGCTTTTCGACCTCGGGGCGGAGCTCGCGAACGAGCGCGGCAAGGACCTCGGGATCCCGCTGGTCGACGAGGACGACGTGGTCGCGATGGAGCACGCGATCGACCACGCGGAGGGCGAGCTGGCGCCGCTGCGCACGTTCGTGCTGCCGGGGGGCTCGAAGCTCGCGGCGCACCTGCACCTGGGGCGCACGGTGTGCCGGCGCGCGGAGCGGCGCGTGGTGGCGCTGATGGAGAGCGGCGCGACGGTGCGGCCCGAGGTGATCCGCTACCTGAACCGGCTGAGCGATCTGCTCTTCGTGCTGGCGCGGCTGGCGAACCATCGCGCGTCGATCGCGGACGTGCCGTGGATCGGGCGCGGCACGCAGAAGCGTTCGGGGTGA
- a CDS encoding response regulator — MSVLVVEDNDDVRELVAMVLTDAGFEVLEASDGARALDVLRNAPVPPCVVLLDVMMPRMDGYGVVAALREEPRLAHVPVVFVTADQHAREVDGVLEVVRKPVAPAALVDLASRFCRC; from the coding sequence ATGAGCGTTCTCGTCGTCGAGGACAACGACGACGTCCGCGAGCTGGTCGCGATGGTGCTCACCGACGCGGGCTTCGAGGTGCTCGAGGCATCCGACGGCGCGCGCGCGCTCGACGTGCTGCGCAATGCGCCGGTCCCGCCGTGCGTCGTGCTCCTCGACGTGATGATGCCGCGGATGGACGGCTACGGCGTCGTCGCGGCGCTGCGCGAGGAGCCGCGCCTCGCGCACGTGCCCGTGGTGTTCGTCACCGCCGACCAGCACGCGCGCGAGGTCGACGGCGTGCTCGAGGTCGTGCGCAAGCCGGTCGCGCCGGCCGCGCTGGTCGATCTCGCGTCGCGCTTCTGTCGCTGCTGA
- a CDS encoding response regulator, giving the protein MSRTPPPTVLIVDDFADARALLRTLLEARGYHTVEASDGQEAIALARDVRPRVVLLDLGLPVLSGWEVARVLREDPATSHACIVACTAYSRPSELEHAREAGCAHVLTKPIDFDALLELLASIA; this is encoded by the coding sequence GTGAGCCGCACGCCGCCGCCGACGGTGCTGATCGTCGACGACTTCGCCGACGCACGCGCCTTGCTGCGCACCCTGCTCGAGGCGCGCGGCTATCACACGGTCGAGGCGAGCGACGGCCAGGAGGCGATCGCGCTCGCGCGCGACGTGCGCCCGCGCGTCGTGCTGCTCGATTTAGGCCTGCCGGTGCTGTCGGGTTGGGAGGTCGCGCGCGTGCTGCGCGAGGATCCCGCGACGAGCCACGCGTGCATCGTCGCGTGCACCGCGTACTCGCGCCCGAGCGAGCTCGAGCACGCGCGCGAGGCGGGCTGTGCGCACGTCCTCACGAAGCCGATCGACTTCGACGCGCTGCTCGAGCTGCTCGCGTCGATCGCGTGA
- a CDS encoding MFS transporter: MVRLVLLTVFLDMIGFGIVIPLLPLYVRSMGGDAQTVGTLLGAFSLTQLLATPVLGRLSDRVGRRRVIAVSLLGNALSMVVFALAASREMLPLLFASRILAGATAGNLSACQAAVADVTPERDRARAMGVVGAGIGLGMVLGPVLGGVLSEHGAWVPPLVAGALAAVDLALVLVLMPETHVQRDVPASHEGVLARARASVGRPGVPRVLALYFLVFLGMTNVQVALPLLVGARFSWDATDVGHVFALLGLATLVTQLFLIGRLSRALGDALLLALGAALLGGGLATVALGAIPVVLLAGVLAIGLGLGMTNPALGALAARLAPAEARGAVLGLAQSSGGLARTVGPVWSGMLFARLAPSAPFLAGAIAAAVALVLALALRARSGP, encoded by the coding sequence GTGGTCAGGCTCGTCCTGCTCACCGTGTTCCTCGACATGATCGGGTTCGGGATCGTGATCCCGCTGCTGCCGCTCTACGTGCGCTCGATGGGCGGCGACGCGCAGACGGTGGGCACGCTGCTCGGCGCGTTCTCGCTCACGCAGCTGCTCGCGACGCCTGTGCTCGGGCGTCTCTCGGATCGCGTCGGACGGCGGCGGGTGATCGCGGTGAGCCTGCTCGGGAACGCGCTCTCGATGGTCGTGTTCGCGCTCGCGGCGTCGCGCGAGATGCTCCCGCTGCTCTTCGCGTCGCGCATCCTCGCGGGCGCGACCGCGGGCAACCTGAGCGCGTGCCAGGCGGCGGTCGCGGACGTCACGCCGGAGCGCGATCGAGCGCGCGCGATGGGCGTCGTCGGCGCAGGCATCGGGCTCGGCATGGTGCTCGGGCCGGTGCTCGGAGGCGTGCTCAGCGAGCACGGCGCGTGGGTGCCGCCGCTCGTCGCAGGCGCGCTCGCGGCGGTCGATCTCGCGCTGGTGCTCGTGCTGATGCCCGAGACGCACGTGCAGCGCGACGTGCCCGCATCGCACGAGGGAGTGCTCGCTCGAGCGCGCGCGTCGGTGGGGCGTCCCGGCGTGCCGCGCGTGCTCGCGCTCTACTTCCTCGTGTTCCTCGGGATGACGAACGTGCAGGTCGCGCTGCCGCTGCTCGTCGGCGCGCGCTTCTCGTGGGACGCGACCGACGTCGGGCACGTGTTCGCGCTGCTCGGGCTCGCGACGCTCGTGACGCAGCTCTTCTTGATCGGGCGGCTCTCGCGCGCGCTCGGTGACGCGCTCCTGCTCGCGCTCGGCGCGGCGTTGCTGGGCGGTGGGCTCGCGACGGTCGCGCTCGGCGCGATTCCCGTCGTGCTGCTCGCGGGCGTGCTCGCGATCGGGCTCGGGCTCGGGATGACGAACCCTGCGCTCGGCGCGCTCGCAGCGCGGCTCGCCCCGGCGGAGGCGCGCGGCGCGGTGCTCGGGCTCGCGCAGTCGAGCGGAGGTCTCGCGCGCACCGTGGGCCCGGTGTGGAGCGGGATGCTGTTCGCGCGGCTCGCGCCGTCCGCGCCGTTCCTCGCGGGCGCGATCGCGGCGGCGGTCGCGCTGGTGCTCGCGCTCGCGCTGCGGGCGCGCAGCGGCCCGTGA
- a CDS encoding pirin family protein, whose amino-acid sequence MSESRSTRRDVLKVIAAASAAAATGCAPASGGATHRASRGAAPRESAFVSATPLGALWETRDPFLFCAHHDDRYPAGNERLGPDASLAGHDIGSDFEGVDGWRMYHGDVVPGFPEHPHRGFETVTVVREGLLDHSDSMGATARYGAGDVQWLTAGRGIEHAEMFPLLEREGPNPLELFQIWLNLPSADKMTAPHFSMLWGDRIPRHVARDEQGRETRVTVVAGTLGSARPPSPPPSSWASREGSDVAIWTIELAPHATWTLPAARRGSNRDAYFFEGSTLRIDDREVERGHRIELRAELATTIENGPERSELLLLQGRPIGEPVVKYGPFVMNTRDEIRQAIDDYQRTRFGGWPWGRRDPVHAREQGRFARHADGRVERPA is encoded by the coding sequence ATGAGCGAGAGCCGTTCGACGCGACGTGACGTGCTGAAGGTGATCGCCGCCGCGAGCGCGGCGGCTGCGACGGGATGCGCCCCCGCGTCGGGCGGCGCGACGCATCGAGCGAGCCGCGGCGCGGCGCCGCGCGAGAGCGCGTTCGTGTCGGCGACGCCGCTCGGCGCGCTCTGGGAGACGCGCGATCCGTTCCTCTTCTGCGCGCACCACGACGATCGTTATCCCGCCGGCAACGAGCGGCTCGGGCCCGACGCGTCGCTCGCGGGGCACGACATCGGCAGCGACTTCGAGGGCGTCGACGGCTGGCGCATGTACCACGGTGACGTGGTGCCGGGGTTCCCCGAGCACCCGCACCGCGGGTTCGAGACGGTGACCGTCGTGCGCGAGGGGCTGCTCGATCACTCGGACTCGATGGGCGCCACCGCGCGCTACGGCGCGGGCGACGTGCAGTGGCTCACCGCGGGCCGCGGCATCGAGCACGCGGAGATGTTCCCGCTGCTCGAGCGCGAAGGGCCGAACCCGCTCGAGCTCTTCCAGATCTGGCTGAACCTGCCGAGCGCCGACAAGATGACGGCGCCGCATTTCTCGATGCTCTGGGGCGATCGCATCCCGCGGCACGTGGCGCGTGACGAGCAAGGACGCGAGACGCGCGTCACGGTCGTCGCAGGCACGCTCGGCAGCGCACGCCCGCCCTCGCCTCCGCCGAGCTCGTGGGCGTCACGCGAGGGATCCGACGTCGCGATCTGGACCATCGAGCTCGCGCCGCACGCGACGTGGACGCTGCCCGCCGCGCGACGCGGATCGAACCGCGACGCGTACTTCTTCGAGGGCAGCACGCTGCGGATCGACGATCGCGAGGTCGAGCGCGGCCACCGCATCGAGCTGCGCGCCGAGCTCGCGACGACGATCGAGAACGGCCCCGAGCGCAGCGAGCTGCTGCTCCTCCAAGGGCGTCCGATCGGCGAGCCGGTCGTGAAGTACGGCCCGTTCGTGATGAACACGCGCGACGAGATCCGACAAGCGATCGACGACTACCAGCGCACGCGCTTCGGTGGTTGGCCGTGGGGCCGTCGGGATCCCGTGCACGCGCGCGAGCAGGGCCGATTCGCGCGGCACGCCGACGGACGCGTCGAGCGCCCCGCGTGA